Proteins encoded together in one Mycobacterium sp. MS1601 window:
- a CDS encoding ATP-binding cassette domain-containing protein, whose product MVYSPKAAAQLVGVTVDIATRGGRRSPVVRTLDDVHLSVPAAGFTALIGESGCGKSLVAAALCGLLPPGSRASGQILIGDRDVSDAGESQWRQLRGRRVGFVPQSAATSFTPVRTIGAQLTEVCRRLGADRDPAELLAAAQLPPDTGALYPHELSGGMAQRAAIAAAIAARPALLIADEPTSALDPGHAAAVWELLGAAARAGAGVLAITHDLTTLLDSGVCDDIALMRDGTVVTQGPWAEITGAGDDYSRRFFAGVTA is encoded by the coding sequence ATGGTCTATTCACCGAAAGCGGCCGCCCAGTTGGTCGGCGTCACCGTCGACATCGCCACCCGAGGCGGCAGACGCTCCCCCGTTGTGCGCACCCTGGACGACGTGCACCTGTCGGTTCCTGCGGCGGGCTTCACCGCCCTGATCGGCGAATCCGGTTGCGGCAAGTCACTTGTCGCCGCAGCCCTGTGTGGGCTGTTGCCGCCGGGATCACGGGCCAGCGGCCAGATCCTGATCGGCGACCGCGATGTCAGCGACGCCGGGGAATCGCAGTGGCGGCAATTGCGCGGCCGCCGGGTGGGATTCGTGCCGCAGTCGGCAGCGACGTCGTTCACCCCGGTTCGCACCATCGGCGCGCAGCTCACCGAGGTGTGCCGACGGCTCGGCGCCGACCGGGATCCTGCCGAACTGCTGGCCGCGGCCCAGTTGCCGCCGGACACCGGCGCGCTGTATCCGCACGAGCTGTCCGGCGGCATGGCACAGCGTGCGGCCATCGCCGCCGCCATCGCCGCCCGCCCGGCCCTGTTGATCGCCGACGAGCCCACCTCGGCGCTGGACCCCGGCCACGCCGCCGCGGTGTGGGAGCTGTTGGGAGCGGCTGCGCGCGCCGGCGCCGGCGTGCTTGCCATCACCCACGATCTGACGACGCTGCTGGATTCCGGGGTGTGCGACGACATCGCGCTGATGCGAGACGGCACCGTGGTCACCCAAGGTCCATGGGCCGAGATCACCGGAGCCGGCGACGACTACAGCCGGCGGTTCTTCGCCGGGGTGACGGCATGA
- a CDS encoding ABC transporter substrate-binding protein, with product MALSRVPRRVGFATAVTVITVAGCAAPSEPANQDQIILAEGQELGGYSPFVSYGELGVSPIYEGLLRPASDTDAQIPDLVPALASAPPEQRAPRQWRIALREGVSFSDGTDFDSADVVATYEALKNPAVASDIATNVAPITSVAADGPLAVTIEVNTDADPSPYLLTGIVPSEKVQDAPAADWALNTEPVGTGPYRLDSLRPDQAVMVARDDYWGERPQVARLVYTYTPDDNTRAQRIATGEVDGANLPPKLVGSVESDEISTVAVKSADWRGVSFPSGVAFTADPLARLAMNLGVDRTAVIRDVLDGHGRPADTPIGDVYGLAYNPEATFAFDPDESAAILDRAGWVTGAGGIREKDGARAEFELLYNAADTLRRDLSVAFATAMKPLGIQVNPRGTSWDEIDTRFETSAVLLGGGSTPYSIDSQVYDTLHTRLPDSSPYSNPGNFTAPGLDELLDRARESASGDGKDALYRDIQASYVAQPSSVFLAFLDHTYAYRDLGWNQSAPILEPHSHGVTWGPWWHMGAWTR from the coding sequence ATGGCACTGAGCAGGGTTCCCCGCCGTGTCGGGTTTGCCACCGCGGTGACCGTGATCACCGTCGCGGGTTGCGCCGCTCCGTCGGAGCCGGCGAACCAGGACCAGATCATCCTTGCCGAAGGCCAGGAGCTGGGTGGCTACAGCCCCTTCGTCAGCTACGGCGAACTCGGTGTCTCCCCCATCTACGAAGGACTCCTGCGTCCGGCGTCGGACACCGACGCACAGATCCCCGACCTGGTACCCGCCTTGGCGTCGGCGCCTCCCGAACAGCGCGCCCCGCGCCAGTGGCGCATCGCGCTGCGCGAAGGTGTCAGCTTCTCCGACGGCACCGACTTCGACTCCGCCGACGTGGTGGCCACCTACGAGGCGCTCAAGAATCCGGCCGTGGCCTCCGATATCGCCACCAATGTCGCGCCCATCACCTCTGTTGCCGCCGACGGACCGCTGGCCGTGACGATCGAGGTGAACACCGACGCCGACCCGTCACCGTATCTGCTGACCGGGATCGTCCCGTCGGAAAAGGTGCAGGACGCCCCGGCCGCCGACTGGGCACTGAACACCGAACCGGTGGGCACCGGGCCCTACCGGTTGGACAGCCTGCGTCCCGATCAGGCAGTCATGGTGGCACGCGACGATTACTGGGGCGAGAGGCCGCAGGTGGCACGCCTGGTCTACACCTACACCCCCGACGACAACACCCGCGCACAACGCATCGCCACCGGGGAGGTGGACGGCGCCAACCTGCCGCCCAAGCTGGTGGGCTCGGTGGAGAGCGACGAGATCAGCACTGTCGCGGTGAAATCGGCTGACTGGCGCGGAGTTTCGTTCCCGTCCGGTGTTGCCTTCACCGCCGATCCGCTGGCCCGGCTGGCGATGAACCTGGGTGTGGACCGCACGGCCGTGATCCGCGACGTCCTCGACGGCCATGGCCGCCCAGCCGACACACCGATCGGCGACGTCTACGGCCTTGCCTACAACCCCGAAGCCACCTTCGCCTTCGACCCGGATGAATCCGCTGCCATCCTGGACCGCGCCGGCTGGGTCACCGGCGCCGGCGGCATCCGGGAGAAGGACGGTGCCCGCGCTGAATTCGAGTTGCTCTACAACGCCGCGGACACCCTGCGCCGCGATCTGTCGGTGGCTTTCGCCACCGCGATGAAACCGCTTGGCATCCAGGTCAATCCGCGAGGCACCAGTTGGGACGAGATCGACACCCGGTTCGAGACCTCTGCGGTTCTGCTGGGCGGCGGCTCCACCCCGTACAGCATCGACTCGCAGGTCTACGACACCCTGCACACCCGGCTGCCGGATTCCTCCCCCTACTCCAACCCCGGCAATTTCACCGCCCCCGGTCTCGACGAACTGCTGGACCGGGCCCGCGAATCCGCCAGCGGCGACGGCAAAGACGCGCTCTACCGCGACATCCAGGCCAGCTACGTCGCCCAACCGTCGAGCGTGTTCCTGGCTTTCCTGGATCACACCTACGCCTACCGCGACCTCGGCTGGAACCAATCGGCACCGATTCTGGAACCACATTCGCATGGAGTCACCTGGGGTCCGTGGTGGCATATGGGCGCATGGACCCGGTGA
- a CDS encoding APC family permease produces MTQELDAARIADRDKLMTTELVPEQVLPKVMSTFGLTAMYVFIICWITGSSVMAAGGWTAIPMWILGILLFLIPAGMAVVELGNLWPGQGGVYIWAARTMGEKWGFVGGYLSWIPVILNGAGSPAIVLQFVLLAFHAELGLMTSIILQLVILWSIVGLALARLAANQKVMNTVFVVYFVLTFTIFIAGLIYAAKNGSATPFSWQDATVPNFATAGFLFGTVILYLLGVETPYNMGAEFLSVRKSGPKMIAWGSFALVAIYLLTTLGTMMVLPSDQIDPVTGVIGNLDVSGFPGLMEVAAIVLAVIVFVALMTYQVAYSRLIFVSGLERHLPRIFTHLNPRTRNPVTAVLIQGVLSSIILVTLYSQSSMANVTVYIQGGLSVVWLISGFFFLFPVIIARKKYADRYESEQFWRIPGGMTGVWITVIVGSIGTLGGIYYSFFTPWLDVPTATWMTWVGGIGLGMVALGVIVYVFGRRSAAKMNQEDALAHLAVLDLNKEESPK; encoded by the coding sequence ATGACGCAAGAACTCGACGCTGCTCGAATAGCAGACCGCGACAAGCTCATGACCACCGAGCTCGTCCCCGAGCAGGTCCTGCCGAAGGTGATGAGCACCTTCGGCCTCACCGCCATGTACGTGTTCATCATCTGCTGGATCACCGGTTCCTCGGTGATGGCCGCCGGTGGTTGGACAGCGATCCCGATGTGGATCCTGGGCATCCTGTTGTTCCTCATTCCCGCCGGTATGGCCGTCGTCGAACTGGGCAACCTGTGGCCCGGCCAGGGCGGTGTGTACATCTGGGCGGCCCGAACCATGGGTGAGAAGTGGGGATTTGTCGGCGGCTATCTGTCGTGGATCCCGGTGATCCTCAACGGTGCCGGTTCACCTGCCATCGTGTTGCAGTTCGTTCTGCTGGCATTCCATGCCGAACTGGGTCTGATGACCAGCATCATCTTGCAGCTGGTGATCCTGTGGAGCATCGTCGGTTTGGCCCTGGCCCGGCTGGCCGCCAACCAGAAGGTGATGAACACCGTGTTCGTCGTGTACTTCGTGCTGACGTTCACCATCTTCATCGCCGGGCTGATCTACGCGGCGAAGAACGGGTCGGCGACACCGTTCAGCTGGCAAGACGCCACCGTGCCGAACTTCGCCACCGCCGGGTTCCTCTTCGGCACGGTCATCTTGTACCTGCTCGGTGTCGAGACGCCCTACAACATGGGTGCGGAGTTTCTCTCGGTGCGTAAGAGCGGCCCGAAGATGATCGCCTGGGGATCGTTTGCCCTCGTGGCCATCTACCTGCTGACCACGCTGGGCACCATGATGGTGTTGCCGTCCGACCAGATCGATCCGGTCACCGGCGTCATCGGCAACCTCGACGTCTCCGGCTTCCCGGGGCTGATGGAAGTCGCGGCAATCGTCCTGGCCGTCATCGTGTTCGTGGCTCTGATGACCTACCAGGTGGCCTACTCCCGCCTGATCTTCGTCTCCGGTCTGGAGCGCCACCTGCCGCGCATCTTCACCCACCTCAATCCGCGCACCCGCAATCCGGTGACCGCGGTGCTGATCCAGGGTGTGCTGTCGTCGATCATCCTGGTGACTCTGTACTCGCAGAGCAGCATGGCCAACGTCACCGTCTACATCCAGGGTGGTCTGAGCGTGGTGTGGCTGATCTCCGGCTTCTTCTTCCTTTTCCCGGTGATCATCGCGCGCAAGAAGTACGCAGACCGCTATGAGAGCGAGCAGTTCTGGCGGATTCCGGGCGGGATGACCGGTGTCTGGATCACCGTCATCGTCGGATCGATCGGCACGCTGGGCGGCATCTACTACTCGTTCTTCACCCCGTGGCTGGACGTGCCGACCGCGACCTGGATGACCTGGGTCGGCGGTATCGGCCTCGGTATGGTGGCTCTTGGCGTGATCGTGTACGTGTTCGGCCGTCGTTCGGCGGCGAAGATGAACCAGGAAGACGCCCTCGCGCACTTGGCGGTCCTGGATCTCAACAAGGAGGAATCACCCAAATGA
- a CDS encoding ABC transporter ATP-binding protein yields MTRLHAQDVSVDYAGRTALRDANLTVRAGDIVGVTGPSGCGKTTLLRVLAGLQRPCSGTVQIGGSVGMLAQHPRLVCNPRWQLGAVIAEPARIRRSTVDLDPVITRVGLDPLLLDRYPAQVSDGQLQRACIARALMAQPTFLLCDEPTAMLDPIASAAVVDLLRQMADEGTGVVVVTHDPRIVAGLTGDVLELGDR; encoded by the coding sequence ATGACCCGGCTGCACGCGCAGGACGTCAGCGTCGACTACGCCGGACGCACGGCGTTGCGCGACGCCAACCTCACCGTGCGAGCCGGAGACATCGTCGGTGTCACCGGACCCTCCGGCTGCGGCAAGACCACCCTGCTGCGGGTGCTGGCCGGTCTGCAGCGGCCCTGCTCGGGCACAGTGCAGATCGGGGGCTCTGTGGGCATGTTGGCCCAGCACCCCCGGTTGGTGTGCAACCCGCGCTGGCAGTTGGGGGCGGTGATCGCCGAGCCCGCCAGGATTCGCAGGAGCACCGTCGATCTGGATCCGGTGATCACTCGAGTGGGCTTGGACCCGCTGCTGCTGGACCGCTACCCGGCCCAGGTCAGTGACGGCCAGCTACAGCGTGCGTGTATCGCCCGGGCACTGATGGCGCAACCGACATTCCTGCTGTGCGACGAGCCCACCGCGATGCTGGATCCGATCGCCTCGGCTGCCGTGGTGGACCTGTTGAGACAGATGGCCGACGAGGGCACGGGAGTGGTTGTGGTGACCCATGATCCGAGGATCGTCGCCGGATTGACCGGCGACGTCCTCGAACTGGGCGACCGCTAG
- a CDS encoding ABC transporter ATP-binding protein: MTALDAESDATGALGDTEKAQKPVIEISDVWKLHKLGDEVVKALVAAELQVMPGEFVCLMGPSGSGKSTLLNIIGGLDRPTKGTVMLAGQDTSKLTESQFAALRHDTIGFIFQSYNLIPFLSAVENVELPLMFEPYDRKALRKRATELLELVGLSHRINHQPTKMSGGEQQRTAIARSLISNPTLVLADEPTANLDHRTGETVVRMLRDLCSTLGVTVVASTHDPTVADEASRVVRMKDGQIIN, encoded by the coding sequence ATGACCGCATTGGACGCGGAATCCGACGCCACCGGCGCCCTCGGCGACACCGAGAAGGCGCAGAAGCCCGTCATCGAGATCAGTGATGTGTGGAAGCTGCACAAGCTGGGTGATGAAGTGGTCAAGGCTCTGGTGGCCGCCGAACTACAGGTCATGCCAGGCGAATTCGTGTGCCTCATGGGCCCGAGCGGAAGTGGCAAGTCCACCCTGCTGAACATCATCGGCGGCTTGGACCGGCCGACGAAGGGCACGGTGATGCTGGCCGGCCAGGACACCTCCAAGCTCACCGAGAGCCAGTTCGCCGCGCTGCGCCACGACACCATCGGGTTCATCTTCCAGAGTTACAACCTGATCCCGTTCCTGTCCGCGGTCGAGAACGTGGAACTGCCGCTGATGTTCGAGCCCTACGACCGCAAGGCCCTGCGCAAGCGGGCCACCGAACTGCTCGAACTGGTGGGGTTGAGCCATCGCATCAACCATCAGCCCACCAAGATGTCAGGAGGGGAACAGCAGCGCACCGCCATTGCGCGGTCGCTGATCAGCAATCCGACGCTGGTGCTCGCCGACGAACCCACCGCCAACCTGGATCACCGTACGGGGGAAACGGTGGTCCGCATGCTGCGTGACCTGTGCTCGACGCTGGGCGTCACCGTGGTCGCCAGTACCCACGATCCCACGGTGGCCGACGAAGCGAGCCGTGTTGTCCGCATGAAAGACGGACAGATCATCAACTGA
- a CDS encoding ABC transporter permease encodes MISKGLAYGYLSARRRIGEMVLPIVTTATGAFLVVLVFGMSAGISAQSATLGHADEIDKAVILIAVTVLLVGVVEVAVATTRTIAHRTRELGVLSANGVPRGPVVAALLVEPVVAAVLGALLGAVLAVLTGAILAMVGLVGTGISYGGMFAGVLIAIAVSILAAVATSIVPTWNAASRPPIRSLTAGG; translated from the coding sequence ATGATCAGCAAAGGCCTTGCCTACGGTTACCTTTCGGCACGCCGACGCATCGGTGAGATGGTGCTGCCCATCGTCACCACCGCCACCGGCGCCTTCCTGGTGGTGCTCGTCTTCGGGATGTCCGCCGGCATCAGCGCCCAATCGGCCACCCTCGGACACGCCGACGAGATCGACAAGGCCGTCATCCTGATCGCCGTCACTGTGCTGCTGGTCGGTGTGGTCGAAGTCGCGGTGGCCACCACCAGGACCATCGCCCACCGCACCCGCGAGCTCGGCGTGCTCAGCGCCAACGGCGTCCCGCGCGGACCCGTGGTGGCAGCGCTGCTGGTGGAACCCGTTGTCGCAGCTGTACTGGGCGCGCTCCTTGGTGCCGTCCTCGCGGTGCTCACCGGAGCGATCCTGGCGATGGTCGGCTTGGTGGGCACCGGCATCTCCTACGGCGGCATGTTCGCCGGCGTGCTGATCGCCATAGCCGTCAGCATCCTGGCGGCCGTCGCCACCAGCATCGTGCCCACGTGGAACGCGGCGTCGCGTCCCCCCATCCGTTCCCTGACCGCAGGAGGTTAG
- a CDS encoding ABC transporter permease, producing MDPVTENWRRNRITPAARLLGIRAVIAIPVTVAVSVGMFFVAALSPFDPLAAYLGSNYQFATQSQREAMRAAYDLDQPWWQAWWHWFTTALSGDLGWSSTQSLPVSTVLAERMPFTLALSGTALVLGASIAILLGAVAGMRGGAIDRACNGFAVTFAAVPPFVVSLTLVTVFAVGLRWFPTSGARPPGSDYTVSGVLTYAALPLTALVLSQIPWLMLATRAEVRDARDSDAVRAARARGVDGWPLLRGHIAPVSVLPTLALLGTRLPELIAGAAIVETIFGWPGVAAVLVESAAALDFALMAALTVGAALAVLLGSALSDAAAVALDPRIGLRA from the coding sequence ATGGACCCGGTGACCGAGAACTGGCGTCGCAACCGAATCACTCCCGCCGCCAGGCTGCTCGGAATCCGTGCTGTCATCGCGATTCCGGTGACCGTGGCAGTGTCGGTCGGGATGTTCTTCGTGGCCGCACTCTCGCCGTTCGACCCACTTGCGGCCTACCTCGGCAGCAACTACCAGTTCGCCACCCAGTCGCAGCGCGAGGCCATGCGGGCTGCCTACGATCTGGACCAGCCCTGGTGGCAAGCGTGGTGGCACTGGTTCACCACCGCGTTGTCCGGTGACCTGGGTTGGTCGTCCACCCAGTCGCTGCCGGTGAGCACGGTGCTGGCCGAACGGATGCCCTTCACCCTGGCGCTGTCGGGCACCGCACTGGTGCTCGGCGCCTCGATCGCGATCCTGCTCGGCGCCGTCGCCGGCATGCGCGGCGGTGCCATCGACCGGGCTTGCAACGGCTTTGCGGTCACCTTCGCCGCGGTTCCGCCCTTCGTGGTGTCGCTGACACTGGTGACGGTGTTCGCTGTCGGGCTGCGCTGGTTCCCCACCTCAGGTGCCCGGCCGCCAGGCAGTGACTACACGGTGAGCGGCGTACTCACCTACGCCGCGCTCCCGCTGACGGCTCTGGTGCTGTCGCAGATCCCGTGGCTGATGCTGGCCACCCGAGCCGAGGTGCGCGACGCCAGGGACTCCGATGCGGTGCGCGCGGCCCGCGCCCGCGGCGTGGACGGCTGGCCGCTGTTGCGCGGCCACATCGCGCCGGTGTCGGTGCTTCCGACGCTGGCGCTGCTGGGCACCCGGCTACCGGAGCTCATCGCCGGTGCGGCCATCGTGGAGACGATCTTCGGCTGGCCCGGCGTCGCGGCGGTCCTGGTGGAATCGGCGGCGGCGCTGGACTTCGCACTCATGGCGGCACTGACGGTGGGCGCCGCGCTGGCGGTACTGCTGGGTTCGGCGCTCTCGGATGCCGCCGCAGTGGCCCTCGATCCCCGGATCGGCTTGCGCGCATGA
- a CDS encoding ABC transporter permease, producing the protein MSISLLSRRSLVQWPWMLLATILVAAVLVPLLAGDQAADFSRALRPPSAAHLAGTDHSGYDLLVRTAEGLQISLLIAATCAVVSAVIGAVIGIGSVLAGGWIDATVMRLVDGVNALPHLVVGIVIAAMWRGEPLAIIASIGLTHWPAVARVVRAELLSVTDAGWVQMSRLAGASRWFVARNHLLPAVTGQAVVAMVMLLPHAVWHESTLSFLGVGLSPDQASLGTLLGQARGDILSGAWWTLVVPAGALILTALVFAASATALRQRHEPPSGRVW; encoded by the coding sequence ATGAGCATTTCATTGTTGTCCCGACGGTCCCTCGTGCAGTGGCCCTGGATGCTGCTGGCAACCATCCTGGTTGCCGCCGTGCTGGTCCCCCTGCTGGCCGGTGACCAGGCGGCCGACTTCAGCCGGGCGTTGCGGCCGCCGAGCGCGGCGCATCTGGCCGGCACAGACCATTCCGGGTACGACCTGCTGGTCAGAACCGCAGAGGGGCTGCAGATCTCGCTCCTGATCGCCGCCACGTGCGCGGTGGTGTCCGCCGTGATCGGCGCCGTGATCGGCATCGGGTCGGTGCTGGCCGGCGGGTGGATCGATGCGACGGTGATGCGCCTGGTGGACGGGGTGAACGCCCTGCCGCACCTGGTCGTCGGGATCGTCATCGCGGCGATGTGGCGTGGCGAGCCACTGGCCATCATCGCCTCGATCGGCCTTACCCACTGGCCTGCGGTGGCCCGCGTGGTGCGGGCCGAGTTGTTGTCGGTCACCGACGCCGGCTGGGTGCAGATGTCGCGGCTGGCCGGAGCGTCACGGTGGTTCGTGGCTCGCAATCACCTGCTGCCCGCGGTCACCGGTCAGGCCGTCGTGGCGATGGTGATGCTGTTGCCGCACGCGGTGTGGCACGAATCGACCCTGTCTTTCCTCGGCGTCGGGCTCTCACCGGACCAGGCGAGCCTGGGCACGCTGCTGGGACAGGCGCGCGGTGACATCCTTTCCGGCGCCTGGTGGACGCTGGTGGTGCCCGCCGGCGCCCTGATCCTCACGGCGCTGGTGTTCGCCGCCTCCGCCACCGCGCTGCGGCAACGTCACGAACCTCCGTCCGGGCGGGTGTGGTGA
- a CDS encoding primary-amine oxidase: protein MTMDSTVLNTPGTGDSVSYPLDPLSGAEIEAAARIISESEYGTPTLKFVMIQLAEPDKTPELTFADTAVARQAFVTMYDGAAKMIYEAVVDVAAGTIDAWKAVPGRFPSYLVEHMTGVEEKVRQDPRWQEAMQKRGVTDFSLAMIDPWPAGYYGQQDHYDNSPLICRPLTFMRAAPSEHGYARPVEGLIVTFDLDAMEVLDIEDHGVVPLPPKSGNYDPRFMFDPDNRPAFTQFRDGVKPIEITQPDGPSFTVDGWNVQWQKWSLRIGFNPREGLTIHEVTYTDRGETRPIMYRGSLSEMVVPYGDSSPTHWNKNVFDMGEVGMGFSANPLTLGCDCLGEIHYFDGTVNDSSGNAVTIPNAICMHEEDYGISWKHTDFRTEEVEVRRSRRLVVSMICTVGNYEYGFFWYFYNDASIEVEVKLSGVLTTGSVPEGELPRWGKMVAPGIYGPNHQHFFNFRLDMNIDGPGNSVYEVDSIPEPDPALNPHKNAWITQDTLVASEAEGARDWNWSTGRYWKVANPSKINELGAPVAYKLTPKEVVPVMVQEGSYIYDRARFVQHNLWVTKYDPAEKFAAGDYMYQSADMQGLPEFIADDAPLDDTDVVLWYTVGAHHVVRPEDWPVMPCAYTGFHLKPVGFFDGNPALDIPPSPPAACHSAHHAGLPVAERARES, encoded by the coding sequence ATGACCATGGACAGCACGGTTCTGAACACACCGGGTACCGGTGATTCAGTCAGCTATCCACTGGATCCCCTCTCCGGCGCAGAGATCGAGGCGGCGGCGAGGATCATCTCGGAGTCCGAATATGGCACTCCCACATTGAAGTTCGTGATGATCCAGCTCGCCGAGCCGGACAAGACACCGGAGTTGACGTTCGCGGACACCGCGGTGGCACGTCAGGCGTTCGTCACCATGTACGACGGTGCCGCCAAGATGATCTACGAGGCGGTTGTCGACGTCGCGGCGGGCACCATCGACGCCTGGAAGGCCGTTCCCGGCCGCTTCCCCTCCTACCTCGTCGAACACATGACCGGGGTAGAGGAGAAGGTGCGGCAGGATCCGCGGTGGCAGGAAGCCATGCAAAAGCGTGGTGTCACCGACTTCAGCCTGGCGATGATCGATCCGTGGCCTGCCGGCTACTACGGCCAGCAGGACCACTACGACAACTCGCCACTGATCTGCCGTCCACTGACCTTCATGCGGGCCGCGCCGTCCGAACACGGTTACGCGCGGCCGGTCGAGGGCCTGATCGTCACCTTCGATCTCGACGCCATGGAAGTCCTGGACATCGAGGACCACGGTGTGGTGCCTCTGCCGCCGAAGTCGGGTAACTACGACCCACGTTTCATGTTCGACCCCGACAACCGGCCGGCGTTCACGCAGTTCCGCGACGGGGTGAAACCCATCGAGATCACCCAGCCCGACGGACCCAGCTTCACCGTCGACGGCTGGAATGTGCAGTGGCAGAAGTGGTCTCTGCGCATCGGGTTCAACCCGCGCGAGGGCCTGACCATCCACGAGGTCACCTACACCGACCGCGGTGAGACCCGGCCCATCATGTACCGGGGATCGCTGTCGGAGATGGTGGTGCCCTACGGTGACAGCTCACCCACGCACTGGAACAAGAACGTCTTCGACATGGGTGAAGTGGGTATGGGCTTCTCGGCCAACCCGCTGACCCTCGGTTGCGACTGCCTGGGTGAGATCCACTATTTCGACGGCACGGTCAACGACTCCAGCGGCAATGCCGTCACCATCCCGAACGCCATCTGCATGCACGAGGAGGACTACGGGATCTCCTGGAAGCACACCGACTTCCGCACCGAGGAAGTGGAGGTCCGACGGTCGCGGCGCCTGGTGGTGTCGATGATCTGCACGGTGGGCAACTACGAGTACGGCTTCTTCTGGTACTTCTACAACGACGCCTCCATCGAGGTCGAGGTGAAGCTGTCCGGCGTGTTGACCACCGGGTCCGTCCCGGAGGGTGAACTGCCACGCTGGGGCAAGATGGTGGCCCCCGGCATCTACGGTCCCAACCACCAGCACTTCTTCAATTTCCGCCTCGACATGAACATCGACGGGCCGGGAAACAGTGTCTACGAGGTGGATTCGATCCCGGAGCCGGACCCGGCGCTGAACCCGCACAAGAATGCGTGGATCACCCAGGACACATTGGTGGCCTCGGAAGCCGAGGGTGCCAGGGATTGGAACTGGTCCACCGGCCGGTACTGGAAGGTGGCCAATCCGTCGAAGATCAACGAACTCGGCGCGCCGGTGGCCTACAAGCTCACCCCGAAAGAGGTGGTGCCGGTGATGGTGCAGGAAGGTTCCTACATCTACGACCGGGCCCGCTTCGTCCAGCACAACCTGTGGGTGACGAAGTACGACCCGGCCGAGAAGTTCGCCGCCGGCGACTACATGTACCAGTCGGCCGACATGCAGGGTCTGCCCGAGTTCATCGCCGACGATGCGCCGTTGGACGACACCGATGTGGTGCTCTGGTACACCGTCGGGGCCCACCACGTGGTGCGGCCGGAGGACTGGCCGGTGATGCCGTGCGCGTACACCGGCTTCCACCTCAAGCCGGTCGGCTTCTTCGACGGCAACCCGGCACTGGATATCCCGCCGAGTCCGCCGGCAGCATGCCATTCGGCTCACCACGCGGGGTTGCCCGTCGCCGAACGAGCGCGGGAGTCCTAG
- a CDS encoding FtsX-like permease family protein, which produces METSAPTATPSRSPDIATASSGNTFMCLVRFALANIRRRPERFVLSVLGIALAIACVVVVRTIAASFAITGADSVTDVLGDSQLWAVPAAGVHFDQEAQALVAGGPAPAITIPDGWRGVHTISGVTDIGGQAVSLRGNDEIASGVAVLGPDLAARLGVASGGTVSVGGKQLTVDTSGVGQSMLVSTDLAESVVGDNGWWTVYAPAGQEKRRDLAQVFGAEVDLPSTPDPAVQPDPAGAGLIYDTLGGSGPLNFEQRFSALFSGQVTSSTLGLISIVGLGLGFVIAVSSFLAAVQERKREFGIMSSIGLADEVLYFFLVESFMVFIAAYLVGVLGAGAAVALVIPGIATVTAWLQASAMVAAFLPAMAIVGALIPVHRLLQQRPVALLEAR; this is translated from the coding sequence GTGGAGACCTCTGCGCCCACAGCGACCCCATCCCGCTCACCGGACATCGCCACCGCCTCCTCCGGGAACACCTTCATGTGTCTCGTACGGTTCGCGCTGGCCAACATCCGCCGGAGACCCGAACGCTTCGTGCTGTCCGTACTCGGCATCGCGCTGGCCATCGCCTGCGTCGTCGTGGTTCGGACCATCGCAGCCAGTTTCGCGATCACCGGCGCCGATTCGGTGACCGACGTACTGGGTGACTCGCAACTGTGGGCAGTACCAGCCGCCGGTGTGCACTTCGACCAGGAAGCCCAGGCACTGGTGGCCGGTGGGCCCGCCCCCGCCATCACCATCCCTGACGGCTGGCGCGGGGTGCACACCATCTCCGGTGTCACCGATATCGGCGGACAGGCGGTCTCGCTTCGCGGAAACGACGAGATTGCTTCCGGCGTAGCGGTTCTGGGGCCCGATCTGGCCGCCCGTCTGGGTGTCGCCTCCGGCGGCACGGTCAGCGTCGGCGGCAAGCAACTGACCGTCGACACCTCAGGCGTCGGGCAGTCGATGCTCGTGTCGACCGATCTTGCGGAGTCGGTGGTCGGAGACAACGGATGGTGGACCGTCTATGCCCCAGCAGGGCAGGAGAAGCGCCGTGATCTGGCCCAGGTGTTCGGCGCCGAGGTCGATCTACCGTCCACCCCTGACCCCGCGGTTCAGCCCGACCCCGCAGGTGCCGGGTTGATCTACGACACGCTGGGCGGCTCGGGCCCGCTCAATTTCGAGCAGCGGTTCTCCGCGCTGTTCTCCGGCCAGGTCACCAGCTCCACGCTGGGCTTGATCTCGATCGTGGGCCTGGGCCTCGGCTTCGTCATCGCGGTGTCGTCGTTCCTGGCGGCGGTGCAGGAACGCAAACGCGAGTTCGGCATCATGAGCAGTATCGGTCTGGCCGACGAGGTGCTCTACTTCTTCCTCGTCGAGTCGTTCATGGTGTTCATCGCCGCCTACCTGGTGGGTGTGCTCGGTGCCGGAGCCGCTGTGGCACTGGTGATCCCGGGCATCGCCACTGTCACCGCGTGGCTGCAGGCCTCGGCCATGGTGGCAGCCTTCCTCCCTGCCATGGCCATCGTCGGTGCCTTGATACCGGTCCACCGGCTACTACAACAGCGGCCGGTTGCTCTCCTGGAGGCGCGATGA